A single genomic interval of Parvularcula marina harbors:
- a CDS encoding calcium-binding protein: MAGFTSWTIEDASNGFAAFRVPMAEEAPHDEGCACAACCAGHGEGDGHDHSFLKERSFFEDGQLSSLGTVSYEDSGVHSGWGQGLNFDSGLLKAIDFGVTVLDVTGTTSQATLDIFKTLTEIALNTWGQFLASVPGASIEVQVQVGGTTAVAAAGPATNIYDYYVDNDGSGTYNAGDTAVYIANTLYEMQTGIDSNGATPDLYVYVNPSFINSGQFFYDTTVSQNVPNNQFDFYSVLLHELGHGLGFFGFQEVSDNGLPVDTSDGFPAFFGNEYDLLVEYIDGIPHFVGENAMAVFGGPIPLEYDQGPGSDISHFIGTTTVVQNGINLAQALMNPFVIPGDRVSIGDLELAVLQDIGHTIIKPAGFAVNGPGDEGQAVIPDGTGDGEFIQGDGDDNDLMGGDGDDTLEGRNGDDTLSGGAGDDSLIGGNDDDSLLGGADDDTLIGNKGEDTLEGGDGDDTLFGGLDADTLEGDAGNDTLQGGADDDVLDGGNNADTVRGQAGNDTVRGGAGNDLVEGRGGNDLVEGGSGDDTVTGNAGADTVRGGTGNDRLNGGNGADLLIAEEGVDRLTGGSGADDFDVRDAERAIIVDLDFGEGDEIIFEDAIISSEAELLAYIDVNELVVTQTGNGGNNLTIEYGDGQELVLQGEGDLIMG, encoded by the coding sequence ATGGCAGGGTTCACGTCATGGACAATTGAAGACGCATCAAACGGGTTTGCCGCTTTCCGGGTGCCTATGGCCGAGGAAGCGCCGCATGACGAGGGATGCGCCTGCGCGGCATGTTGTGCCGGGCATGGTGAAGGGGATGGTCACGATCATTCCTTCCTCAAGGAACGCAGCTTTTTCGAAGATGGCCAACTCTCGAGCCTCGGGACAGTCTCCTATGAGGATAGTGGCGTGCATTCGGGATGGGGCCAGGGGCTCAATTTCGACAGCGGCCTTCTTAAAGCCATCGACTTCGGTGTGACGGTTCTCGATGTGACGGGAACGACGTCACAGGCAACCCTCGATATCTTCAAGACACTGACGGAAATTGCCCTCAATACCTGGGGGCAGTTCCTCGCCAGTGTGCCGGGTGCCTCGATCGAGGTGCAGGTTCAGGTTGGCGGAACAACTGCTGTGGCGGCCGCCGGTCCCGCGACGAACATTTATGACTATTACGTCGATAATGACGGCAGCGGCACCTATAATGCCGGTGATACCGCCGTCTATATCGCTAATACACTCTATGAGATGCAGACGGGTATCGACTCCAATGGGGCGACCCCGGACCTTTATGTCTATGTGAACCCGTCCTTCATCAACTCCGGCCAGTTCTTCTATGACACGACTGTGTCGCAGAACGTTCCCAACAATCAGTTCGATTTTTACTCCGTACTGCTCCATGAGCTGGGGCACGGGTTGGGCTTTTTTGGTTTCCAGGAAGTCAGCGACAATGGCCTGCCGGTCGATACCTCCGACGGCTTCCCCGCCTTTTTCGGCAATGAGTACGACCTGCTTGTCGAATATATCGACGGCATCCCGCATTTTGTTGGTGAGAATGCCATGGCGGTCTTCGGCGGGCCGATCCCGCTCGAATATGATCAGGGACCTGGGTCTGACATTTCACACTTCATCGGTACAACGACAGTTGTGCAGAACGGCATCAATCTCGCGCAGGCGCTGATGAACCCGTTCGTCATTCCCGGCGACCGCGTCTCGATCGGTGATCTTGAACTCGCCGTGCTGCAGGATATCGGTCACACCATCATCAAGCCGGCCGGCTTTGCTGTGAACGGGCCGGGCGATGAAGGACAGGCTGTCATCCCGGACGGCACCGGCGACGGCGAATTCATTCAGGGCGATGGTGATGACAACGACCTGATGGGCGGTGACGGCGATGACACGCTCGAAGGCCGCAATGGGGATGACACGCTGAGCGGCGGTGCTGGCGACGACTCGCTGATCGGCGGCAATGATGACGACTCGCTTCTCGGCGGTGCTGACGACGACACGCTGATCGGCAACAAGGGCGAAGACACGCTAGAGGGCGGCGACGGCGATGACACGCTCTTCGGTGGCCTTGATGCTGACACGCTCGAAGGCGATGCTGGCAATGACACTTTGCAGGGCGGTGCCGATGACGACGTCCTTGATGGCGGCAATAATGCTGACACCGTGCGCGGTCAGGCCGGTAATGACACGGTGCGCGGCGGCGCTGGTAATGACCTCGTCGAAGGCCGCGGCGGCAATGACCTTGTCGAAGGTGGCAGCGGTGATGACACCGTCACCGGCAATGCGGGGGCTGACACGGTGCGCGGCGGGACCGGCAATGATCGCCTCAATGGCGGCAATGGCGCTGACCTCCTGATTGCTGAGGAAGGCGTTGACCGCCTGACTGGTGGATCGGGTGCGGATGATTTTGATGTTCGCGATGCTGAGCGCGCCATCATCGTCGATCTTGATTTCGGCGAAGGCGATGAGATCATCTTCGAAGATGCGATCATCTCAAGCGAGGCCGAGTTGCTTGCCTATATCGATGTAAACGAACTGGTTGTGACCCAGACCGGCAATGGCGGGAACAACCTCACGATCGAATATGGCGACGGTCAGGAACTTGTCCTGCAGGGCGAGGGCGACCTGATCATGGGCTAG
- a CDS encoding phosphatidate cytidylyltransferase, with translation MSEDKSASKMRGLLTRALTAAVLIPIAVGVVVCGGRAYSALIAFMVIILIFEWARIVDRAEFSRGFYTLSFTAIAAVFFAAGGQYWLAIGLALGGGGLATILELRKKPAVSWPLVGAVYLVLPAIAVLFIRHIPETGLGLTLVLFGVVWATDSGAYLFGTFIGGPKLWEKLSPGKTWSGAIGGLFCGAAAAMVIGLMSGLLLTPQRLMLTGFALALATIAGDLLESALKRAYGVKDTGGAFPGHGGVLDRLDGFILAATALALLLVARGQGIA, from the coding sequence GTGAGCGAAGACAAGTCCGCATCGAAAATGCGCGGGCTGCTCACCCGTGCGCTGACGGCTGCCGTGTTGATCCCGATTGCGGTCGGTGTCGTGGTCTGTGGCGGGCGCGCCTATTCGGCGCTGATCGCCTTCATGGTGATCATCCTGATTTTCGAATGGGCGCGGATTGTCGACCGGGCGGAGTTCTCACGTGGTTTTTATACGCTTTCATTCACCGCGATTGCGGCGGTGTTCTTTGCGGCAGGCGGGCAGTACTGGCTCGCCATCGGCCTTGCGCTCGGGGGCGGGGGGCTCGCGACCATTCTGGAGCTGCGAAAGAAGCCAGCGGTGTCCTGGCCGCTGGTCGGGGCGGTCTATCTCGTCCTGCCCGCGATCGCGGTTCTCTTTATCAGGCACATCCCGGAGACGGGGCTCGGGCTGACGCTGGTCCTGTTCGGGGTTGTCTGGGCGACCGATAGCGGCGCCTATCTTTTCGGCACTTTCATCGGTGGGCCGAAGCTGTGGGAGAAGCTCTCGCCCGGCAAGACATGGAGCGGAGCGATTGGCGGGCTCTTCTGCGGCGCAGCGGCAGCGATGGTCATCGGCCTGATGAGCGGGCTGTTACTCACACCGCAAAGGCTGATGCTGACAGGCTTTGCGCTAGCGCTGGCAACGATTGCAGGCGACCTGCTCGAAAGCGCGCTGAAGCGGGCTTACGGGGTCAAGGATACGGGCGGAGCTTTCCCCGGCCATGGCGGCGTCCTTGACCGGCTCGACGGGTTTATCCTTGCCGCAACAGCACTTGCGCTCTTACTGGTGGCCCGCGGGCAAGGCATTGCCTAA
- the pyrH gene encoding UMP kinase → MSQSDVSIPETPARYKRVCLKLSGEALMGDKEFGIDLETVERYASQVKRARELGSEICLVVGGGNIFRGLQMAARGMERASADYMGMLATVMNALAIQNALERIGVETRVMSAIEMTAVCEPYIRRRALRHLSKGIVVIFAAGSGNPFFTTDTAAALRAAEMGCDALMKGTQVDGVYSDDPKKNPDAERFDHLTYLDVFRRDLKVMDQAAIAITRENGIPIVVFSLREGGIEGALAGTGTFTVISESANG, encoded by the coding sequence ATGTCCCAGTCCGATGTGTCGATCCCCGAGACGCCGGCGCGTTATAAGCGCGTCTGCCTGAAGCTTTCCGGTGAGGCCCTGATGGGCGACAAGGAATTCGGGATCGATCTCGAAACGGTTGAGCGATACGCAAGCCAGGTGAAACGCGCCCGTGAGCTGGGCTCGGAGATCTGCCTCGTCGTCGGCGGCGGGAACATCTTCCGCGGCCTGCAAATGGCGGCACGCGGGATGGAACGGGCCAGTGCCGATTACATGGGCATGCTGGCGACCGTGATGAATGCGCTCGCTATCCAGAATGCGCTCGAGCGGATCGGGGTTGAGACCCGGGTCATGTCCGCGATCGAGATGACGGCCGTCTGCGAGCCCTATATCCGCCGCCGCGCACTGCGGCATCTCTCCAAAGGCATTGTCGTCATTTTTGCTGCAGGCTCAGGCAATCCGTTCTTTACAACCGATACCGCTGCGGCGCTGCGCGCTGCCGAGATGGGCTGTGACGCCCTGATGAAGGGCACGCAGGTTGATGGCGTCTATTCGGATGATCCGAAGAAAAATCCTGATGCGGAACGCTTCGATCACCTGACCTATCTTGATGTCTTCCGCCGCGACCTGAAGGTCATGGACCAGGCCGCGATTGCGATTACACGCGAGAATGGCATCCCGATCGTCGTCTTCTCTCTTCGCGAAGGCGGCATTGAGGGTGCCCTTGCCGGAACGGGCACATTCACGGTGATATCAGAGAGCGCGAACGGCTAG
- a CDS encoding NrsF family protein, with product MSSDFINGLTATAEPVARRHAGLELLAVLAVAAIELVGFTYFFDSQILAAAYAADPVRMTAKFVIFGALAVAAITLAILSLNPAAKRIGEGTLAIILSVLAASILVFDFTWRGSFSASFVPSAGMHCAISVASLALPVTLVLGMLMMQGASTQPGRSAFLAGLAGGAFGAFVFSLQCPMVSIWYLGLWYGAGIAVVSAASYLLMPKFIRW from the coding sequence ATGAGTAGTGATTTCATCAATGGCCTGACCGCCACCGCTGAACCTGTCGCCCGGCGCCATGCCGGGCTTGAGCTGCTTGCTGTTCTGGCTGTCGCCGCGATCGAGCTGGTCGGTTTCACCTACTTTTTTGATTCGCAGATTCTGGCGGCGGCCTATGCGGCCGACCCTGTCCGCATGACGGCGAAGTTCGTGATTTTCGGCGCACTGGCCGTGGCGGCGATCACGCTGGCGATTCTGTCGCTTAATCCGGCGGCAAAGCGGATCGGCGAGGGGACACTGGCAATCATTCTGAGCGTGCTTGCGGCATCGATCCTCGTCTTTGATTTCACTTGGCGAGGCAGTTTCTCAGCGAGCTTTGTGCCGTCTGCGGGAATGCATTGTGCCATCTCGGTTGCGAGCCTTGCGCTGCCGGTCACGCTGGTCCTTGGTATGCTGATGATGCAGGGTGCTTCGACCCAGCCGGGCCGCTCGGCCTTCCTTGCGGGGCTTGCGGGCGGGGCCTTCGGTGCCTTTGTCTTCTCGCTTCAATGCCCGATGGTCTCGATCTGGTATCTGGGTCTCTGGTACGGCGCGGGCATCGCGGTCGTCTCGGCTGCCTCCTATCTGCTGATGCCGAAATTCATTCGCTGGTAA
- a CDS encoding isoprenyl transferase, with translation MVLSQTARFAGRMFDKAKGSEEPDAEKPLRHVAIIMDGNGRWASREGVTRLKGHQQGVEAARGAVEMAKELGLTHLTLYSFSTENWSRPDWEVQHLLNLLRQFFAKDLKKLADQGIRVKIIGDRDTLPDDIRGHVEEAEARTADNPGYTLQIAFNYGGRDELVRAVTKIASRAAAGQLDPADIDEAVLSNALDTGGAPDPDLIIRTSGEQRISNFLLWQAAYAEFVFLDCFWPDFTREEFLGAVEQYQARTRRFGARP, from the coding sequence ATGGTGCTGAGCCAGACAGCCCGCTTTGCGGGACGCATGTTCGACAAGGCGAAGGGCTCAGAAGAGCCCGACGCCGAAAAACCCCTGCGCCATGTGGCGATCATCATGGATGGCAATGGCCGCTGGGCGAGCCGCGAGGGCGTCACGCGCCTCAAGGGCCACCAGCAGGGGGTCGAGGCGGCGCGCGGCGCGGTCGAAATGGCAAAGGAGCTGGGGCTCACCCATCTAACGCTTTACAGCTTCTCGACAGAGAACTGGTCGCGGCCTGACTGGGAGGTGCAGCACCTTCTCAACCTGTTGCGGCAGTTCTTTGCCAAAGACCTCAAAAAGCTCGCCGATCAGGGCATCCGTGTAAAGATTATCGGGGATCGAGATACGCTGCCCGATGATATTCGCGGCCATGTCGAGGAAGCAGAGGCGCGGACGGCGGATAATCCGGGCTACACGCTGCAGATCGCCTTTAACTATGGCGGGCGGGACGAACTTGTCCGGGCCGTGACGAAAATTGCCAGCCGCGCGGCGGCAGGTCAGCTTGATCCTGCCGATATTGACGAGGCGGTGCTTTCCAACGCGCTCGATACGGGCGGCGCGCCGGACCCGGATCTGATCATCCGTACCTCAGGCGAGCAGCGGATTTCGAACTTCCTGTTGTGGCAGGCGGCCTATGCCGAGTTCGTCTTCCTTGACTGTTTCTGGCCGGACTTCACGCGCGAGGAATTCCTCGGCGCGGTCGAGCAATACCAGGCCCGCACAAGGCGCTTCGGCGCACGGCCATAA
- a CDS encoding vWA domain-containing protein, which translates to MHHAALNRLCLFLIGFVLLALGPAAAQERQLAEDSDVIILFDSSASMLVEVDGTPKIDLAREAANSLLDSLPAGRRVGLVTVGPGSRTLCGSIETPVPLGGDRELVRKTLADATPRGFTPLSSAIEQVAEDYAGSARPIEIVLFSDGGDQCFRDPCEVAKKLEAANARFTAHVVAAGDGDEIKLPELKCIAEVTGGRLVSPAEVTELVGLTPPAVPDEEETDASVQLVATDAATGEPLGEDVQWLIIGSESEDIIYRGTGSGVGLDVEIAPGTYDFVVITEDEERGAARRITIDPGAERSITVPVERKTEEPVEETPPPATLEERPPAPVEEVEEEPAAARLRLVATDLETGARLQEDVEWLIINSDSEDVVYRGKGPGDGLTVDIPPGTYDFVVITQAGERGDLRRLTLAPGIVRGVVVPVRRTVRETPPPATIDERPPVTEATPPVIEEADEVVELRLIATDAAADTPIRDTVAWTVTNRETGRTVYRGKGNGTGITIEVAPGVYDFTAQIATGERGMARSVEVQPGFPQTVIVTIERKQTQETSPPAIIDDGPSTTIDPTRRPPELNPPVTDRGPSVNETEPPQVAEEEKLARFRLLAIDAATVKPIGEAIDWIVVRTRTEDVVYRGKDSGSGITIELPTGTYDFRATTASGDRGEVRGMLVLPGVTQVVTVPIKRSAQASLRLRTDGRIYVGTDLVVDWQGPGQRGDYIAIARPNDQREEETARISDARRVTIRVPLLPGRYEVRYVMGQSGEVIARQPIDVIDVGADLSGPRQVRTGETFRVSWQGPGHKDDRITISAPRARASSFMDAAYAGEGNPVTLTAPKNAGRYQLQYWLRGERLIATQNIDVVADTPPVINRRLQEVPNRQLERLPQQQPQRQQPAPQRQQPQRQPQPQPDKERPR; encoded by the coding sequence ATGCATCATGCCGCACTGAACCGCTTATGCCTCTTCCTTATCGGCTTCGTCCTTCTGGCGCTGGGCCCAGCTGCAGCGCAGGAACGCCAGCTGGCGGAAGACAGCGATGTCATCATCCTGTTTGACAGCTCAGCCTCCATGCTCGTCGAAGTCGACGGTACGCCGAAGATCGACCTTGCCCGCGAGGCTGCGAACAGCCTCCTCGACAGCCTGCCCGCCGGACGGCGGGTCGGCCTTGTCACGGTCGGCCCCGGCTCTCGGACGCTCTGCGGCTCAATTGAAACACCCGTCCCCCTAGGCGGAGACCGCGAGCTTGTCCGCAAGACGCTGGCCGATGCGACCCCGCGCGGCTTCACGCCCTTATCCTCCGCCATCGAACAGGTGGCCGAGGACTATGCCGGCAGCGCCCGGCCGATCGAGATCGTCCTTTTCAGCGACGGCGGCGATCAGTGCTTCCGCGACCCGTGTGAGGTCGCCAAGAAACTCGAAGCCGCCAATGCGCGCTTTACGGCGCATGTCGTTGCCGCGGGCGACGGCGATGAGATCAAACTCCCCGAGCTTAAATGCATCGCCGAGGTTACCGGTGGCCGCCTCGTCAGCCCGGCGGAAGTCACCGAGCTTGTCGGCCTGACCCCGCCGGCTGTCCCCGACGAAGAGGAGACCGATGCGAGTGTTCAGCTTGTCGCAACTGATGCCGCTACGGGCGAGCCGCTCGGCGAGGATGTTCAATGGCTGATCATCGGCAGCGAAAGCGAAGACATCATCTATCGCGGCACGGGCTCCGGCGTCGGCCTCGATGTCGAGATTGCACCGGGTACTTATGATTTCGTGGTCATCACAGAGGACGAAGAGCGCGGTGCCGCGCGGCGCATAACCATCGATCCGGGCGCAGAGCGCAGCATCACCGTGCCGGTCGAGCGCAAGACTGAAGAGCCGGTGGAGGAAACCCCGCCGCCCGCGACGCTTGAAGAGCGCCCGCCTGCGCCGGTCGAAGAGGTGGAGGAAGAACCGGCAGCAGCGCGGCTTCGCCTCGTCGCCACCGACCTTGAAACCGGCGCGCGCCTTCAGGAAGACGTCGAATGGCTGATCATCAACAGTGACAGCGAAGACGTGGTCTATCGCGGCAAGGGGCCGGGCGACGGCCTGACCGTCGATATCCCGCCGGGCACCTATGATTTTGTGGTGATCACCCAAGCTGGCGAGCGCGGGGATCTGCGCCGCCTGACATTGGCGCCGGGCATAGTGCGCGGTGTCGTCGTGCCGGTGCGGCGAACCGTCCGGGAGACCCCGCCTCCTGCAACGATTGATGAACGCCCGCCGGTCACCGAAGCCACCCCGCCCGTGATCGAGGAAGCTGACGAAGTGGTCGAGCTGCGCCTCATCGCAACCGATGCGGCGGCCGACACACCGATCAGGGACACTGTGGCCTGGACCGTCACCAACCGTGAGACCGGCCGGACCGTCTATCGCGGCAAGGGGAACGGCACCGGCATCACCATTGAGGTGGCGCCGGGCGTCTATGATTTCACCGCCCAGATCGCGACCGGCGAGCGCGGCATGGCCCGCAGCGTTGAGGTCCAGCCGGGCTTCCCGCAGACCGTGATCGTCACGATCGAGCGCAAGCAGACGCAAGAAACATCGCCTCCCGCGATCATCGATGACGGCCCATCGACAACTATCGATCCGACGCGCCGCCCGCCTGAACTCAACCCGCCGGTCACGGATCGCGGACCTTCCGTGAACGAAACCGAACCCCCACAGGTCGCAGAAGAAGAAAAACTGGCGCGCTTCCGCCTTCTCGCGATCGACGCCGCAACCGTGAAACCAATCGGCGAGGCGATCGACTGGATCGTCGTCCGTACCCGCACGGAAGACGTCGTCTATCGCGGCAAGGATTCAGGCTCCGGCATCACGATCGAGCTGCCGACGGGCACATATGACTTCCGGGCAACGACCGCGAGCGGGGACAGAGGCGAAGTGCGGGGCATGCTTGTCCTGCCGGGCGTCACGCAGGTCGTCACCGTGCCGATCAAGCGATCAGCTCAGGCCAGCTTACGGCTGCGCACCGATGGCCGGATCTATGTCGGCACCGATCTTGTCGTCGACTGGCAGGGCCCCGGCCAGAGAGGCGATTACATCGCCATCGCCCGGCCGAATGATCAGAGAGAAGAAGAAACCGCGCGCATCTCCGACGCCCGCCGCGTGACCATCCGCGTGCCCCTCCTGCCCGGCAGATATGAGGTCCGCTATGTCATGGGCCAGTCCGGCGAGGTCATTGCGCGCCAGCCCATCGATGTGATCGATGTCGGCGCGGACCTTTCTGGCCCGCGGCAGGTCCGGACGGGCGAGACCTTCCGGGTAAGCTGGCAGGGTCCGGGGCATAAGGATGACCGGATCACTATTTCGGCCCCAAGGGCGAGAGCATCGTCCTTCATGGATGCGGCCTATGCAGGTGAAGGCAATCCCGTCACCTTGACCGCGCCGAAGAATGCCGGGCGTTACCAGCTCCAGTACTGGCTGCGTGGCGAGCGGTTGATCGCGACACAGAATATCGATGTGGTGGCGGATACTCCCCCGGTCATCAATCGCCGCCTGCAGGAAGTGCCGAACAGGCAGCTTGAAAGACTACCGCAGCAGCAACCACAGCGGCAACAACCTGCGCCTCAACGTCAGCAGCCGCAGCGCCAACCCCAGCCGCAACCGGACAAGGAACGGCCGCGCTAA
- the frr gene encoding ribosome recycling factor — MSDGPDMKELEKRMDGAIASLKTEYAGLRSGRATVNLLDPVMVNAYGSEMPLNQCGTVGVPDPRTLSVQVWDKGLVGAVEKAIRDSGLDLNPVTDGQTVRIPMPSMTEERRKDLAKMTGKYAEAAKVAIRNVRRDGMEEAKKAEGVSEDDQKKMSDDVQKLTDRKVKEVDDMHEAKEKEIMQV, encoded by the coding sequence ATGAGTGACGGCCCCGATATGAAGGAACTCGAAAAGCGGATGGATGGGGCAATTGCCTCGCTCAAGACCGAATATGCGGGCCTCCGCTCGGGCCGGGCCACCGTGAACCTCCTCGATCCGGTCATGGTCAATGCTTACGGCTCCGAAATGCCGCTGAATCAGTGCGGGACGGTCGGCGTGCCCGATCCGCGCACCCTGTCAGTGCAGGTCTGGGACAAGGGCCTCGTCGGCGCGGTTGAGAAGGCGATCCGCGATTCTGGGCTCGATCTGAACCCCGTGACCGATGGCCAGACCGTGCGCATCCCGATGCCCTCGATGACCGAGGAGCGCCGCAAGGATCTCGCCAAGATGACCGGCAAATATGCGGAGGCCGCGAAGGTCGCGATCCGCAATGTCCGCCGGGACGGCATGGAAGAAGCGAAAAAGGCCGAGGGCGTCTCTGAGGACGACCAGAAGAAGATGTCTGATGACGTGCAGAAACTGACCGACCGCAAGGTCAAGGAGGTCGATGACATGCACGAGGCTAAGGAAAAAGAAATCATGCAGGTCTGA
- a CDS encoding sigma-70 family RNA polymerase sigma factor, producing the protein MEVVKFPEQSKRRVPGIDLAPVGELMARAQKGDKRAYNEALTQCEAWLKTYLPRRLAPEHVEDAIQETLLAVHRKRHTYDPSRPFPPWFVAIARFKWLDRLRSHYRHEQSELHDDHGIDSHEETVLSRIVLENVLGHLPEAQATVLKLAKIEGRSVEEISMATGQSASLVKVNIHRARKKLMKLLEKSYE; encoded by the coding sequence ATGGAAGTTGTGAAGTTTCCAGAACAGAGCAAGCGGCGGGTGCCGGGTATCGACCTTGCGCCTGTTGGTGAGCTCATGGCGCGCGCCCAGAAAGGCGACAAGAGAGCCTATAATGAGGCGCTGACCCAGTGCGAGGCATGGTTGAAAACCTATCTGCCGCGCCGGCTGGCGCCCGAACATGTCGAGGACGCGATTCAGGAGACCCTGCTCGCCGTCCACAGGAAACGCCACACCTACGATCCATCGAGACCCTTCCCGCCATGGTTCGTTGCGATCGCCCGGTTCAAATGGCTCGACCGGCTGCGCAGCCATTACCGGCATGAGCAGAGTGAGCTGCATGACGATCACGGGATCGACAGTCATGAAGAGACAGTCCTCTCTCGGATCGTGCTCGAGAATGTGCTCGGCCATCTGCCGGAGGCGCAGGCGACGGTCCTGAAACTTGCCAAGATCGAGGGCCGATCGGTTGAGGAAATCTCCATGGCGACGGGACAAAGTGCCTCCCTCGTCAAAGTCAATATCCACCGGGCACGGAAGAAACTGATGAAACTGTTGGAGAAATCGTATGAGTAG
- a CDS encoding FecR family protein, with translation MRGLLFLLILALLGATGFYAYKYFSEPQTYPDGSIGRVEREQTQSEICITEDGDCSVAAVEDSFFINNMLRTNETGVMRAVLIDKTELSVGPHTELVINEYVYQPRTIGTFGMSLVTGTLRILSGNVSNAKEKDLLVQTPAASIGIRGTDFWIRQLGDSLDVVLIYGEVEITNEAGTVTLSNQGDYAFVAGPDAAPVKRTDLSRSEVFELLSSTTFDDELEALLNPDNNFRPDGEE, from the coding sequence GTGCGAGGCCTGCTATTTCTGCTTATTCTGGCGCTGCTCGGGGCAACCGGCTTTTACGCCTATAAATATTTCTCAGAACCACAGACCTATCCCGATGGCAGCATCGGTCGCGTCGAACGCGAGCAGACCCAGTCGGAAATCTGCATCACCGAAGATGGCGACTGCTCGGTCGCGGCGGTCGAAGACAGCTTCTTTATCAACAATATGCTGCGCACGAATGAAACGGGCGTGATGCGGGCTGTGCTGATCGACAAGACAGAATTGTCAGTCGGGCCGCATACTGAACTTGTTATCAACGAATATGTTTACCAGCCGCGCACGATCGGTACATTCGGCATGAGCCTTGTAACCGGTACGCTGCGCATCCTCTCGGGCAATGTCAGCAATGCCAAGGAAAAAGACCTACTTGTTCAGACGCCGGCTGCCAGTATCGGTATCAGAGGCACAGACTTCTGGATTCGCCAGCTGGGCGACAGCCTTGATGTGGTCCTGATCTATGGCGAAGTCGAGATCACGAATGAAGCCGGTACAGTCACATTAAGCAATCAGGGCGACTATGCCTTTGTCGCGGGGCCAGATGCCGCGCCCGTCAAGCGCACGGATCTCTCGCGCAGTGAAGTTTTCGAGCTTCTCTCCTCGACCACCTTCGATGATGAACTCGAGGCCCTTCTCAACCCGGACAATAATTTCCGTCCGGACGGGGAGGAATAA
- a CDS encoding TIGR00341 family protein, which yields MRLIEVTFPDHCTSDVMRAVEEAEPVFHRLFEPDDDDIRLLKVFFGKDDTQGFIDKLQSVCNGSDNWRILILPVEGTAPALDKPEDEKKQKRVALREEIYSDVADGADLSTDFFLLTLASTIVAAVGLNADSVAAVIGAMVIAPLLGPILAFSFATALGDGKLSMRSARNAVLGLLVGTGAAVVIGLIIPVNLESEELMSRTIVGIDSIALALAAGGAAALSISTGVAGALVGVMVAVALLPPAAAIGLFVGAGEFVFAARSALLLTVNVICIMLAAQGVYAFKGIRPRTWLEKKSAEGAVRNNIIILGLLLAAAATIIILTQTSVLPDMDLPE from the coding sequence ATGCGCTTGATCGAGGTCACTTTTCCGGACCATTGCACCTCCGATGTGATGCGTGCCGTCGAGGAGGCTGAGCCCGTCTTTCACCGGCTGTTCGAGCCCGATGATGATGACATCAGGCTGCTCAAGGTTTTCTTTGGCAAGGACGACACGCAAGGCTTCATCGACAAGCTGCAGTCGGTCTGTAACGGCAGTGACAATTGGCGGATCCTCATCTTGCCGGTTGAGGGCACGGCGCCCGCGCTCGACAAGCCAGAGGATGAGAAGAAACAGAAGCGCGTCGCCTTGCGTGAGGAGATCTACTCCGACGTCGCGGACGGCGCTGATCTGTCTACTGATTTCTTTCTCTTGACCCTTGCCTCGACGATTGTTGCCGCTGTCGGTCTGAATGCCGACAGTGTCGCCGCCGTGATCGGCGCCATGGTCATCGCGCCCCTGTTGGGGCCAATTCTTGCCTTCAGCTTTGCCACCGCGCTTGGCGACGGAAAGCTCTCCATGCGCTCTGCCCGCAATGCAGTGCTCGGTCTTCTTGTCGGGACAGGCGCGGCAGTCGTCATTGGCCTGATCATCCCGGTCAATCTCGAAAGTGAAGAGCTGATGAGCCGCACCATTGTCGGCATCGATTCCATCGCACTTGCGCTGGCGGCCGGAGGAGCGGCCGCTCTCTCCATCTCAACCGGTGTCGCAGGTGCGCTGGTCGGCGTGATGGTCGCGGTCGCGCTTCTGCCGCCTGCCGCAGCCATCGGACTTTTCGTTGGTGCAGGAGAGTTTGTGTTCGCGGCCCGCTCCGCGCTCCTCCTCACCGTCAATGTCATCTGCATCATGCTGGCGGCGCAAGGCGTCTATGCCTTCAAGGGCATCCGGCCACGGACCTGGCTGGAGAAGAAATCAGCCGAAGGGGCAGTGCGGAATAATATCATTATCCTCGGCCTTCTTCTGGCAGCCGCAGCTACGATCATCATCCTGACCCAGACCTCCGTCCTACCGGACATGGATCTCCCTGAATAA